ATATAGATCCATGGAAACTAATATATGATCAAAACTGAGATGCTCGTCATGAAAGTGAGAACGTGTTAATTTATCAACGTTACTTCTTTTGTTACCTGAGTATACTAAATATAATTGTTCAGAATCTAAGCTATGCGACTCTTTAAATGAGCTAAAGAAAGATTTGTGTCTTTTGTCCCTTTGCGGCTCCCAACAAAATTTATGAAGAGTTGTCTTCCCTACCGCCTCTGACTTATTAAAACCACCCTGATTGTCATAGCTATTGTTCTAAATCAGAGCACGCGAAGGCGGGCGGGCATCTTTAATACCCTTTCCTATTGTTCTCGCTTTCAAACGCCGGGCATTCATAACGACTCAAATCCATAAGTAGCGTCATCTTCGAGTAATCCCCATCTCCTCTGTCTTTAGTGATTGGTTGTACAACTTcgaccaatcaaaatcaagccTCAATTTGAGAAGGAGTCCATTACTCTTATTACTGATCTCTCTCATCGGGTAAAGATCAGTGGTCGAAAATTTGCACTTCACTTTTCGACACAAGCCCAGCAAGTCAAGACGCGTCATACCGATCTTCGTAGAGCACTTTATTCGATTCACTCTTCTGTCATCATCGACCATGGCTGATTCCCTCTGGTTGCTCGCCCACAAGTCGTCGTCCGTTTCTACTGAACGTTCACGTCGTCGACGTCCGACCAAGTTCACCAAACTGCAGCTGGAGACACTCGAGGTCGAATTCAGCAGAGACCGATATCCTGACATCGTTTCTAGAGAGAAACTGGCCGCAGCATTTGTTCTCACCGAAGCCAGGATTCGAGTAAGTACTATTTTGTTTTATCCCAGTAAATAACGCTTATGTATGTCTCATTTTTATAAGTTGTCAATGAGTATCCACGTAGTATAATCACTTTGTGTATGTTCTTACTAAAATTGAGCATCAGTGTATTTTGCGCTCAAGGATATGAGCCCATTTGCTATTTATCGTGCTTTATCCAAGTACTAAAACTATTGATAATTTTGCTTTCTTTGATAAAGGGGACTTAGTGGCTCAAAAATGGTAGTCTACGTAATTATGATTATACAGGATTTAAATGTGTCATGGAAAATGCGCTGTATAAAAGCGTAAAGcgtaatattatcattatcatagtgataatgatgacgatgatgtgcTCTTATACATGAAATCTAAACAAACTGTAATGTGTCCTTTTCTCCATGTGCAGGTCTGGTTCCAGAATCGTCGTGCACGTTCCCGCCGAGCCGCCCGTACTTCCGATCCAGTTCAACCAGTTTCCGGGATGAGACACATCGACAACGAATTCGCAGAACCTGAGGTAGAATACAGTAGGAAGCGAAAGCGATCTTCGACATGCGATGTCATCGACCAGGAGAACACACCGCCTCCCAAGAAGTTCGACATCAACGACTCACCGATGTCAGTCGATTTCCTGTCTCGTAGCAGCCGATCACCGGATTCCTGGTCGACTTTCCGTATCAGCGATGAGAGTGACGTCATCAATTTGCAGCAGACGACATCTCATCGAAAGCAGCAGGGCGCCAACAATCCCTTGATGTCTGTAGACTTCCTCTCCCGAAGCAGCCGACAGACTTCTTCGTATTCATCGACAAAAGCGAGTTTCTACTACACACCGGCTCCATTCAACACGCCCATTGGTCATCGTTTTGTCTACATCATACCATCCTGAACTTTTGAATGAACTCAAGAGAACATTCGAGAAAAGGATCGTACAACACATGAACGCTCTCCTTAATGGACGTATTGTTGATTTCTATCATGATCTTGCCTTCAGCTATGCTTCTAATGTCGTGTCATTGTCTATATTAAAATGTACATAAAGAACACATCCCTCTTAATTATTATTTGTCATTCTCGTATTCGTCCTTTTATCCCGTCTCTTTTGATTCGTGTCGTGTGTCATCTTCAAGTGCAGGTTGGTGTACTGATGTGTGTGCGTCTTTTTgttcgtgtgtgcgtgtgtgtgtatctccccctctctctgcaGATATATgcctcatatatatatatatatatatatatatatatatatatatatatataattaactatatatgtatgtatgtatatatgtatatatatatatatatatatatatatatataattaactatatatgtatgtatatatgtatatatatatatatatatatatatatatatatatatatatatacatatatatatatatcaactgTTTCACATCTGAATTGATGGGTATGCAAGAAAGAGAATGACAGACATTGACAGATGTGCATTTCACAGTGTAGCAGGTGTCAACCCTTTACAACACACTAATGCAACGTGGGGGAGATGAAGATAAGAGAAGCAAGGGCTATAGCGTTTTTatacaatatacacacatatacaagaGGTAAACAATAACAGAGACATAAATCAACAACACAAAGCAGAAAGGTTGTCTGAGGTTTGCCCGATACAGCAACAACCAAAGATGCATACAAGATTTAATTATAGTATAGTCCTACATATTTTATAAGGACCCTTTAATTAATAAAAACGTTCATGTGGATCCcaatattcatatttatctaTTGATTTTAACATATCAGTAAATGGTCTATTCCTAGAGGCGATAAGCTGTTCaaaatttatatcatttacacagACTTATCCTTTCCTtatcaaacaagcaaaaacaaaaacagaaacaaaactcGCTCACGTACTGCGAGAAAGATCTATCGCATATTTGTTTTCGATTGTCAAGACAATTGAATTTTTATATGGAGGCAAGATAGATAGTTCACTTGAACAGTTTGAAATGGTTAGGTAATATTTGTGCAATGTGGTCGCTTTAGTTAGAAACGAACTTGGATGCATGCTATGGCTCATGCAGTTTAATTCCGAGTTATCATGTCGACAGGCGCCAATACCTCGAAAATAAATGTAATCACCCAAAACAGAATGACAGCTATATAAATAGGAGTAACTAGATTCATATTAGAGATATACATAATTAATGTTTTGCAAGCACGCTCAGGGAAACTTCTTATGAATATAGCTCTTAGAGTTTTGTTGTAACATTTATGAATTGTATGGAGTTAAAGAAATTGTTATAAGTGTAGCGATACTGTGTGCACAGGAGTTTAAATTGTCATGAGAATATTTTACTTGATTTGCTTACATGACACGTTACTGATATCGTATGTGCGTGTTTGTATGTCCTATCATAATctatatcaattcaattcaattcaattcaaaatgtttttatttccatataaagtaatacaaagtaatatacataacgcttacatgagtacatcaAAAGGAACTTTGATATCGATCACCTATCTCTCCTATGTATGGTACATCACGAATCCCAGTCATGCAACATAACGCAGTTGTATCCTCTCGAATCTGTGACTGACACGTTTGGATTGATTGACAGTCAGGGGTGGACAGTTTGTGTCCAGGTTCATCAGCGGCAAACTTCAATCAAATTACTTCATCGCGTCGTCATTAGCCTTGAATGATCCTTTCAAGAGCTGAAAAGAATCTTGGCAAAGTTTGACGGGGCGAAAGACGCTCCGCTTCCATTGAACTCTGCGCAGTCTGATTACACATAAGATACACAATTCATCATCGCATAGATCAAAAGCACGCTGAGCGTTGGACAGCTATTGTTGGCTTTAATCGCCTGGCGGCTGACCATTAGGGAATTAAAGGTAGTATGGCTCTTTTTTAGCCACTTGGTCTCGGTCATCTCGTTAACCTCACTGGTCAGGTGATTTGACCTATTGAAGCTTGGAACATCATTCGACATCGAGTAATATCCCGACATCACTGCTATCCAGAGAACTGGCTACTACAGCCTGATAGATAGAattcagttataatgaaattatagTCCTTGCCGAATTGAGTTAACACGATGTATCTGATTGAATATTAGAAAAAATGGGTAAAGCAGAAGAGGGTAAGCTGATAAACCTCAGGTCTCGTAGCTACGCCAGGATTTTTGTGATGTGAAGATAGGTGAGTCAGTTACTCTGTATCGGAATTCAGTTCCTGACATTTAAGTTCAACTCAGTTCAGTTcactttcatattattttctctGCATTTCCGTGGAAATCACTCATGAAAATTGCGATGTATACAATAtctacacaaaacaaaaacaactacaCCGAACATTACAGtataataatcacaataatcTTTGAAGTATTAGAACAAGACTCATTGAAATCTAAGAAGTCAATGAAACacattttaaagagaaaatgCAGGGGTCTGTGTATTTAGAATGTGCGTTAAATTGATGGCAgcctcaaaaaaagaaagaaaacaaacattcacaGAAATGGGCGATCTGCCATTGAAACGTGTCTTGTGCTAACTTAACTAATCCATCTCCAAATGGAAGCTAGtgaagaaggaagaaaagaagcaACATGAGAAGTGTGCAGAGCAGTGAATTTATAGGCAATGAAATAAGCTTATAGGACCTGATTATGATTAATTAAGAGCAGTTATAGATTGCATgagtaatgtataatatgaTAGACGTGTGTGTCTTGTGCCATACACGTGTGAGTGGTCCTATGTACTCCTGCCAGTGGGTGTAGTGAATGAGTGTACACGACTGTGTTTAAATTGAgggttagtttgtttgtttggttacttgtttgattgtttgcaTGTACACGGTATATCCATGTGTGCACTCTATAGCGTTTTAAATTCCTAATGCCTATACCTCTACAATGTACCAGTTTATGAAAGGAAATCATTCACAGGGTTGTAAAAGGGCACACAAATTTGACACATCTAAACTTTGGGATCCCAAGCATAGTGTACATCTTAGACTATAGTGAATGTAAAATGAACATGTAATGATACTTCGAAACGCATATTCCTTTATTTATCTTTACAACTGCTCACTAGCTTTAATGTTAATCTGCATTTGTATCCAACATACTCGCAAATTAAAGACAAGGTGACTTGTCAATTCATTCAGATATCACTGTCTATATATTTGTTCAATATTTGGGAAAGCAAGTAATTGACCAATAATTGTCATGCTGAGGCTATTTCAATTCTAGCGTTTGTTTCCATTGGACCAGTAAAGAAAGATAAAGTacatatttgatttattttcatgcatttGCTTCTACATGTCACATTGCCCAAAGTGTCTGATGTTTTGCGCTTATAGACGTATCTGATTGCGAAGACGATGATAATTAAACTACtttgatactactactactactactaccactattactactactactaccgctactactatactactactacactgctactactactactactactactactactactactactactactactactactactactactactaccaccaccactactactataaCTATTACTACTACACTGTGAAATACAAGTAATTTTACGCCACTAA
Above is a window of Diadema setosum chromosome 4, eeDiaSeto1, whole genome shotgun sequence DNA encoding:
- the LOC140227426 gene encoding uncharacterized protein: MADSLWLLAHKSSSVSTERSRRRRPTKFTKLQLETLEVEFSRDRYPDIVSREKLAAAFVLTEARIRVWFQNRRARSRRAARTSDPVQPVSGMRHIDNEFAEPEVEYSRKRKRSSTCDVIDQENTPPPKKFDINDSPMSVDFLSRSSRSPDSWSTFRISDESDVINLQQTTSHRKQQGANNPLMSVDFLSRSSRQTSSYSSTKASFYYTPAPFNTPIGHRFVYIIPS